The proteins below are encoded in one region of Sphingobacterium sp. R2:
- a CDS encoding PLP-dependent aminotransferase family protein, producing MKSYKFEVFTTIIEKNIKEGLFKPGHKLPSVREIKEQYHISISTVQDGYEHLIISGLVESIPKSGYYVSNRPETKHESVKTRHLPVVRDAIFKNNLALTTSLRMGRKISEFNVAAPGDLLIPQKSLLRTMQQVIRDQGAGILRYYPSNGSPALKEAIIERAAGYQTIFNPHELIITDGALQALYIALASTCDTGDVIAVESPCVFSVLEVIRVLKLRVIEIPVDRKNGFDTDLFKKACEKNTVKAVIVTPNFHNPTGVLLSDEQKLMLLTIARFHNVAVIENDIYGDLHFQGHRPTTIKSFDDSGLVLTYASYAKTLAPGIRLGWLSAGKFVERAEQVKFTLGSTVSPLYQETVSRLLSGSSYDRHVRAFRMQLAKNAHLAINLISKYFPENTYIATPTGGYNLWVKMPEEIDMSYFYDQCEKIGVRFTPGYTFSFSDTFNKYFRVVIADTFSPKRIEAIRIVGQLL from the coding sequence ATGAAGTCGTATAAATTCGAGGTATTCACTACCATTATAGAAAAAAACATCAAGGAAGGGCTTTTCAAGCCGGGCCATAAATTGCCTTCCGTGCGAGAGATTAAAGAACAATATCATATTAGTATCAGTACTGTACAGGATGGTTACGAACATCTTATCATAAGCGGTTTAGTAGAAAGTATACCAAAATCGGGATATTATGTCAGTAACAGACCAGAAACAAAACACGAGTCTGTAAAAACCAGACACCTTCCTGTGGTTAGAGACGCTATCTTTAAAAATAATCTTGCGCTCACGACTTCGCTGCGAATGGGAAGGAAAATATCTGAGTTCAACGTGGCGGCTCCCGGTGATTTATTGATTCCTCAAAAATCGTTGCTTCGTACGATGCAGCAGGTGATTCGGGATCAGGGAGCTGGGATACTACGCTATTATCCCTCGAATGGCTCGCCTGCGCTAAAAGAGGCTATCATTGAGCGTGCTGCCGGTTACCAAACAATCTTTAATCCTCACGAACTGATCATTACTGATGGCGCGTTGCAGGCATTGTATATCGCTCTGGCTTCTACTTGTGATACAGGGGACGTAATCGCGGTAGAAAGCCCTTGTGTGTTTTCGGTATTGGAAGTTATCAGGGTTCTAAAACTGAGGGTAATCGAAATTCCTGTTGATCGAAAAAATGGTTTTGACACAGATCTGTTTAAAAAGGCTTGCGAAAAAAATACTGTTAAAGCGGTCATCGTCACACCCAACTTCCATAATCCTACTGGAGTATTACTGAGTGATGAACAAAAATTAATGCTGCTGACAATCGCCAGGTTCCACAATGTGGCAGTTATCGAGAACGATATATATGGTGACCTGCATTTTCAGGGACATAGACCCACCACAATTAAAAGCTTTGATGATAGTGGATTGGTTTTAACTTATGCATCATACGCAAAAACACTTGCTCCGGGAATAAGGCTTGGATGGCTAAGCGCTGGAAAATTTGTTGAGCGCGCCGAGCAGGTAAAATTTACTTTGGGAAGTACAGTATCTCCATTGTATCAAGAAACGGTCAGTCGATTGCTTAGTGGTAGTAGCTATGACCGGCATGTTAGGGCTTTCAGAATGCAATTGGCCAAGAATGCACATTTAGCAATCAATCTGATTTCCAAATATTTTCCCGAAAACACATATATCGCAACACCTACGGGTGGGTATAATCTATGGGTAAAAATGCCGGAGGAAATCGATATGAGTTACTTTTATGATCAATGTGAAAAAATTGGAGTGAGATTTACACCAGGATACACCTTTTCTTTTTCGGATACTTTTAACAAGTATTTCAGGGTAGTTATTGCTGACACTTTCTCTCCAAAACGGATTGAAGCAATTAGGATTGTTGGACAGCTGTTATAA
- a CDS encoding N-acetyltransferase, which translates to MDILTKFALATDETVDMLLDLIHELASEKFSSMVDQMSVKLYMDKYYDRKYFISEMNSMSNQWLIVYVDEKAVGYAKVTSRGNVPQSLKDMRAIRIGDFSVLKKFTHPEVLESLFHKCQSLCNYVDAIWVNEYVGNPMIEFFESKGFQKEDGPWEHDEIALPSVCLIHINGHKEGKNC; encoded by the coding sequence ATGGATATACTTACCAAATTTGCACTTGCAACAGACGAAACCGTAGATATGCTACTGGACTTAATACATGAACTGGCCTCGGAAAAATTCAGTTCCATGGTCGATCAGATGTCTGTAAAGCTTTACATGGATAAATATTACGACAGAAAGTACTTTATCAGTGAAATGAACAGTATGTCCAACCAGTGGCTAATCGTATATGTCGATGAGAAAGCAGTGGGTTACGCAAAAGTTACTTCCAGAGGCAATGTGCCACAATCACTTAAAGACATGCGTGCGATACGGATCGGCGATTTTTCGGTGCTCAAAAAATTCACGCATCCGGAAGTTCTTGAATCACTATTTCATAAATGTCAATCATTATGTAACTATGTAGATGCTATCTGGGTCAATGAATATGTTGGAAATCCCATGATCGAATTCTTTGAAAGCAAGGGGTTTCAAAAAGAGGATGGTCCATGGGAACACGACGAAATCGCTCTGCCATCGGTCTGTCTGATCCACATTAACGGGCACAAGGAAGGAAAAAACTGCTGA